One window from the genome of Antechinus flavipes isolate AdamAnt ecotype Samford, QLD, Australia chromosome X, AdamAnt_v2, whole genome shotgun sequence encodes:
- the LOC127542564 gene encoding activator of basal transcription 1-like: protein MSLSAVRLEPGSEGFSVSTPREFESELESDFVSASSETGGELGADGKRVVPGIIYLGHIPPCFRPLHVRNLLSVHGEIGRVFFQPEDRSGRRRKTRSSSAGRRLRQDYTEGWVEFRDKRVAKLVVASLHNTPMGAQRRSPYRYDLWNLKYLHRFKWSHLSERLAYERHVRQQRLRAEISQAKRETDFYLQSVEKSKHFLKKAEAALASRGEDSVVAEKSWSFIQRPTEMEIRKHREIPTSQAREQQLQAQIHEFARKAQPNEPLLAKIFRPGA from the exons ATGTCGCTGAGCGCGGTGAGGCTGGAGCCAGGCTCCGAAGGGTTCAGCGTGAGTACTCCGCGGGAGTTCGAGTCCGAGTTGGAGTCGGACTTCGTGTCGGCGTCGTCAGAGACGGGAGGGGAACTCGGAGCTGACGGGAAGCGGGTAGTGCCCGGCATCATATACCTGGGGCATATCCCGCCGTGCTTCCGGCCCTTGCATGTGCGGAACCTACTCAGCGTTCACGGCGAAATCGGTCGCGTCTTCTTCCAGCCGGAGG ACCGATCTGGCCGAAGAAGGAAAACCCGGAGTTCGTCGGCTGGCCGCCGCTTGAGGCAGGACTACACCGAGGGCTGGGTGGAGTTCCGGGATAAGCGGGTGGCCAAGCTGGTGGTGGCCAGCCTGCACAACACGCCCATGGGCGCCCAGCGCCGAAGTCCCTACCGATACGATCTGTGGAACCTGAAG TATTTGCACCGATTCAAGTGGAGCCATTTGAGCGAGCGCCTGGCCTATGAGCGGCACGTCAGGCAGCAACGCCTCCGGGCTGAGATCTCTCAGGCTAAGCGCGAAACAGACTTTTACCTGCAGAGCGTGGAGAAGAGCAAACATTTCCTAAAGAAGGCAGAAGCTGCGCTGGCCTCCCGTGGGGAGGATTCTGTAGTGGCTGAGAAGAGCTGGAGCTTCATCCAGCGCCCCACAGAGATGGAGATCAGGAAGCACAGAGAGATTCCGACCAGCCAGGCCAGAGAGCAGCAACTGCAAGCCCAGATCCACGAGTTTGCCAGGAAGGCTCAGCCAAACGAGCCGCTGCTGGCCAAGATCTTCCGTCCTGGGGCCTGA
- the ZWINT gene encoding ZW10 interactor, whose amino-acid sequence MESQDVGESPAAAAKASGKALASASAALAAPPAQEEEMSSAMLADFLKDSRKKEKLLWSQLQVADALQDFLEHMDMTVDPEEDIRAEASTAQQLWKDLKAEHQKQVEAIEMALPKALLQLETGQKKQALLESALGEAQDKRQTLEKQKDLAQAEQRHKQEVQRQKLVAETQAQRERLESANRHWEKMLAIQREKQESAQRLDAFLGLLEKLHEAEGDGGNRNLSGAPASHPQ is encoded by the exons ATGGAGTCCCAGGATGTTGGTGAATCGCCGGCGGCTGCAGCTAAAGCCTCGGGCAA GGCTCTGGCTTCAGCCTCAGCGGCCTTAGCAGCTCCCCCGGCACAGGAGGAGGAGATGTCCTCTGCCATGCTGGCAGATTTCTTGAAG GACTCCAGGAAGAAGGAGAAGCTTCTGTGGAGCCAGCTGCAGGTGGCAGATGCCCTCCAGGACTTCCTGGAGCACATGGACATGACAGTGGACCCCGAAGAAGACATCC GTGCAGAAGCCAGTACAGCCCAACAGCTCTGGAAGGACCTGAAAGCCGAGCATCAGAAACAGGTGGAAGCCATCGAGATGGCACTGCCAAAGGCCCTACTGCAACTGGAGACTGGCCAGAAGAAGCAGGCTTTATTGGAGAGCGCTCTGGGGGAGGCCCAGGACAAAAGGCAGACTTTGGAGAAGCAGAAGGATTTGGCCCAGGCTGAGCAGAGGCATAAGCAG GAAGTTCAAAGGCAGAAGCTAGTGGCTGAAACCCAAGCCCAGAGGGAGCGTCTAGAGAGTGCCAACCGGCATTGGGAGAAGATGCTGGCCATCCAGCGGGAAAAGCAGGAAAGCGCCCAGAG ACTTGACGCCTTCCTAGGACTTCTGGAGAAGCTGCATGAAGCTGAGGGAGATGGAGGAAACAGAAACCTTTCTGGAGCCCCAGCAAGCCACCCGCagtaa
- the GRM6 gene encoding metabotropic glutamate receptor 6, giving the protein MCASTHDRQGSRETPEAQICPTRPHALAAPVLFPSHPVGYPEMGRVSLLEELRKADGLLSHPGSSLAAPGPVRHPRSRCVPSGPSCFCDPNQLPLLLLLLGSLVCIGVKGAVGEAVRLPGDVTLGGLFPVHARGAAGAACGPVKKEQGVHRLEAMLYALDRINADPGLLPGVRLGARLLDTCSRDTHALEQALTFVQALLRPASAARCPGGGQPIGALPEQRVAAVVGASASSVSIMVANVLRLFAIPQISYASTAPELSDNARYDFFSRVVPPDSYQAQAMVDVVRALGWNYVSTLASEGNYGESGVEAFVQISREAGGVCIAQSIKIPREPKPGEFGKIIKRLMETPNARGIIIFASEDDIKRVLEAAQQANLTGHFLWVGSDSWGAKISPILNVEDVAVGAITILPKRASIDGFDQYFTTRSLENNRRNIWFAEFWEDNFNCKLTTGFGAQSDDTATRKCTGEERIGRDSAYKQEGKVQFVIDAVYAIAHALHSMHQALCPGYVGLCPAMSPTDGRTLLQYIRAVHFNGSAGTPVMFNENGDAPGRYDIFQYQVTNGSGGYRAVGQWTESLKLNVEELEWSGSSLLPTSLCSLPCGPGERKKMVKGVPCCWHCEPCDGYRYQVDEFTCEACPLGARPTLNHTGCRPTPVIRLDWASPWAILPLLLAVAGIAATASVLATFIRHHNTPIVRASGRELSYILLTGIFLIYAITFLMVAEPGPAICAARRLLLGLGTALSYSALLTKTNRIYRIFERGKRSVTPPPFISPTSQLVITFSLTSVQVIGVVAWLGFQPPHSVIDYEEQRTPDPEQARGVLKCDMSDLSLIGCLGYSLVLMVTCTVYAIKARGVPETFNEAKPIGFTMYTTCIVWLAFVPIFFGTAQSAEKIYIQTTTLTVSMSLSASVSLGMLYVPKVYIIIFHPEQNVQKRKRSFKATSTLVAPSEEGNPAN; this is encoded by the exons ATGTGCGCGAGCACTCAC GACCGCCAGGGCTCGCGGGAGACCCCGGAGGCGCAAATTTGCCCGACTAGGCCTCACGCTCTAGCGGCTCCCGTGCTCTTTCCGAGCCACCCGGTCGGCTACCCTGAGATGGGCCGGGTGTCCCTATTGGAGGAGCTGCGGAAAGCTGA TGGCTTACTGAGCCATCCCGGCAGCAGTCTGGCGGCTCCGGGTCCAGTTCGCCATCCCAGATCTCGCTGTGTCCCCTCAGGACCCAGCTGCTTCTGTGACCCAAACCAGCTGCctctgctgctgttgctgctgggCTCCTTGGTCTGCATAGGGGTCAAGGGTGCTGTCGGAGAAGCAGTGAGACTCCCGGGGGACGTGACGCTTGGCGGCCTGTTCCCGGTGCACGCTCGGGGAGCAGCGGGAGCCGCCTGTGGGCCGGTGAAAAAGGAGCAGGGTGTGCACCGTCTGGAGGCCATGCTCTACGCCCTGGACCGTATTAATGCTGACCCAGGCCTCCTGCCTGGGGTGCGCCTAGGAGCCCGTCTACTAGACACCTGCTCCCGGGACACGCATGCCTTGGAGCAGGCGCTCACCTTCGTGCAGGCGCTGCTGAGGCCAGCCTCTGCGGCCCGCTGCCCGGGGGGTGGCCAGCCCATCGGAGCCCTGCCCGAGCAGCGGGTGGCTGCTGTCGTGGGCGCTTCAGCCAGCTCTGTTTCCATCATGGTGGCCAACGTGCTGAGACTCTTTGCT atcCCTCAGATCAGCTATGCATCTACGGCCCCTGAACTCAGTGACAATGCCCGCTACGACTTCTTCTCGCGGGTGGTCCCGCCAGATTCCTACCAAGCCCAAGCCATGGTGGACGTTGTGCGGGCCCTGGGCTGGAACTATGTGTCCACTCTGGCTTCCGAGGGCAACTATGGCGAGAGTGGGGTGGAAGCCTTTGTGCAGATCTCTCGAGAAGCTG GAGGCGTCTGCATCGCTCAGTCAATCAAAATCCCCCGAGAGCCAAAGCCTGGAGAATTTGGCAAAATCATCAAAAGGCTCATGGAGACGCCCAATGCTCGTGGCATCATCATATTTGCAAGTGAGGATGACATCAA AAGAGTCCTGGAAGCTGCCCAACAGGCCAACCTGACAGGCCACTTCCTGTGGGTTGGCTCAGACAGTTGGGGGGCCAAGATCTCACCCATCCTGAACGTTGAAGATGTGGCGGTGGGGGCCATCACCATCCTTCCCAAGCGGGCTTCCATTGATG GGTTTGACCAATACTTCACGACCCGCTCCCTGGAGAATAACCGGCGGAACATCTGGTTTGCCGAGTTCTGGGAGGACAATTTTAACTGCAAGCTGACAACAGGCTTCGGTGCCCAGTCTGATGATACTGCCACCAGGAAGTGCACAG GTGAAGAGAGGATTGGGCGAGACTCGGCCTACAAGCAAGAGGGCAAGGTGCAGTTTGTGATCGATGCCGTTTATGCCATCGCCCACGCCCTCCACAGCATGCATCAGGCTCTTTGTCCAGGCTATGTTGGCCTTTGTCCTGCCATGAGCCCGACAGATGGGCGGACACTCCTGCAGTATATCCGAGCCGTTCACTTCAATG GCAGTGCAGGGACCCCCGTGATGTTCAATGAGAATGGGGATGCTCCTGGGCGCTATGACATTTTCCAGTACCAAGTGACAAATGGCAGTGGAGGCTACCGTGCTGTGGGCCAGTGGACTGAATCCTTGAAGCTCAAT gtTGAAGAGCTGGAGTGGTCAGGCAGTTCCTTGTTGCCGACTTCCCTGTGCAGCCTCCCATGCGGGCCTGGGGAGCGCAAGAAAATGGTGAAAGGCGTCCCCTGCTGTTGGCACTGCGAGCCTTGCGATGGCTACCGCTATCAGGTGGACGAGTTTACGTGCGAGGCCTGCCCCCTGGGAGCCAGGCCCACGCTGAATCACACCGGCTGTCGCCCCACCCCCGTCATTCGCCTCGACTGGGCCTCCCCCTGGGCCATCCTGCCCCTCCTGCTAGCCGTGGCAGGCATCGCGGCCACCGCCTCCGTGCTGGCTACCTTCATAAGGCATCATAACACCCCCATCGTCCGGGCCTCGGGCCGGGAGCTCAGCTACATCCTCCTCACCGGGATCTTCCTCATCTACGCCATCACCTTTCTCATGGTGGCCGAACCAGGCCCCGCCATCTGTGCCGCCCGACGCCTCCTTCTGGGGCTGGGCACCGCCCTGAGCTACTCTGCCCTGCTCACCAAGACGAACCGCATCTACCGCATCTTTGAGCGAGGCAAGAGGTCCGTCACACCCCCGCCCTTCATCAGTCCCACATCACAGCTCGTCATCACTTTCAGCCTGACTTCGGTGCAG GTCATAGGCGTGGTAGCCTGGTTGGGGTTCCAGCCACCTCATAGTGTCATCGACTATGAAGAACAGCGGACGCCGGACCCGGAACAAGCTCGGGGGGTCCTTAAATGTGATATGTCAGACCTCTCTCTGATTGGCTGCCTCGGCTACAGCCTGGTGCTCATGGTGACCTGCACCGTCTACGCGATCAAAGCTCGCGGGGTCCCCGAGACATTCAACGAGGCCAAGCCCATCGGCTTCACCATGTACACCACCTGCATCGTGTGGCTCGCCTTCGTCCCCATCTTCTTCGGCACAGCTCAGTCTGCTGAGAAG ATATACATCCAGACTACAACACTGACTGTTTCGATGAGTCTCAGTGCCTCGGTCTCCCTGGGGATGCTCTACGTGCCCAAGGTGTACATCATCATCTTCCATCCCGAGCAGAACGTACAAAAACGCAAGCGTAGCTTCAAGGCGACCTCCACCCTGGTGGCCCCCAGTGAGGAGGGCAATCCTGCCAACTAG